The Panicum hallii strain FIL2 chromosome 9, PHallii_v3.1, whole genome shotgun sequence genome has a window encoding:
- the LOC112873075 gene encoding ABC transporter G family member 38-like: protein GSLYFAVAFVGFENCVTAQPIIAVERTVLYRERAAGMYSAIPYALSQVVVEIPYVFVETVIYIFIVYSMMSFQWTPAKFFWFFYISFLTFLYFTYYGMMSVAITPNPQVASIFAAAFYSLFNLFSGFIIPRSKIPKWWIWYYWICPVAWTVYGLIVSQYGDVEDFIKVPGQPDKQVRTFIKDYFGYDPDFMGVVAGVLAGFTV from the exons GGATCATTGTATTTTGCTGTCGCATTTGTTGGTTTTGAAAATTGTGTAACTGCTCAACCTATTATTGCTGTGGAGAGGACTGTCCTTTACAGAGAGCGTGCAGCTGGAATGTACTCAGCTATACCCTATGCTCTCTCACAG GTTGTTGTGGAGATACCATATGTGTTCGTCGAGActgttatatatatttttattgtgTACTCAATGATGTCTTTCCAGTGGACACCAGCAAAATTCTTCTGGTTCTTCTATATTTCATTCCTCACCTTCCTCTATTTTACTTACTATGGTATGATGAGTGTCGCCATAACACCGAACCCTCAGGTCGCTTCCATATTTGCCGCTGCCTTCTACTCTCTCTTTAATCTCTTCTCAGGGTTCATCATCCCGAGATCG AAAATCCCAAAATGGTGGATATGGTACTACTGGATTTGTCCGGTGGCATGGACGGTTTATGGACTGATTGTTTCTCAGTATGGTGATGTGGAGGATTTTATCAAGGTGCCCGGTCAACCCGATAAGCAAGTCAGGACTTTCATCAAGGACTACTTTGGCTATGACCCAGACTTCATGGGTGTAGTAGCAGGAGTGCTGGCTGGCTTTACTGTCTAA